In a genomic window of Streptomyces koelreuteriae:
- a CDS encoding TetR/AcrR family transcriptional regulator encodes MAGRAGGATGRPPLTERRRAETRMEIAEEAVRLFAAKGVAAVTAEDIASASGVSTRTLWRYFRSKEECVRPLLTTGLELLTDHLREGRHEPGSLAEAILSVRYDDDTTPRLRTLGALLLLCRDEPGLRAVWLEAHYDAEATFAEMIADRTGRPVDDLAVRVEAGVLNTALRVAVEEWALRSERAAGPSLAETVRRALRMVEGVEQG; translated from the coding sequence ATGGCCGGACGAGCAGGTGGTGCCACGGGGCGGCCACCGCTGACGGAGCGGCGGCGCGCCGAGACGCGGATGGAGATCGCCGAGGAGGCGGTCCGCCTCTTCGCCGCCAAGGGCGTGGCGGCCGTGACCGCGGAGGACATCGCCTCCGCGTCGGGGGTGTCGACGCGCACGCTCTGGCGGTACTTCCGCTCCAAGGAGGAGTGCGTACGCCCCCTGCTCACCACGGGCCTCGAACTGCTGACGGACCATCTGCGGGAGGGCCGCCACGAGCCCGGCTCACTCGCCGAGGCGATCCTGAGCGTCCGCTACGACGACGACACCACCCCCCGCCTGCGAACCCTGGGCGCCCTCCTCCTGCTGTGCCGCGACGAGCCCGGGCTGCGCGCGGTGTGGCTGGAGGCGCACTACGACGCGGAGGCCACGTTCGCCGAGATGATCGCCGACCGCACGGGCCGGCCCGTCGACGATCTCGCGGTCCGGGTCGAAGCGGGCGTACTGAACACCGCGCTGCGCGTCGCGGTGGAGGAGTGGGCGCTGCGGTCCGAGAGGGCGGCGGGGCCGTCGCTGGCGGAGACGGTCAGGCGGGCGTTGCGGATGGTGGAAGGGGTGGAGCAGGGCTGA